One region of Carya illinoinensis cultivar Pawnee chromosome 8, C.illinoinensisPawnee_v1, whole genome shotgun sequence genomic DNA includes:
- the LOC122318041 gene encoding cyclin-D3-1-like — MAPSFDSAVSSLLCSEDNSFFDDNDYGAAEECEATWRHRNNRNHNQDRGFVDRDGLPLQSDEYLASMLEKECQHLPAADYLKRLRSGDLDLGARRRTVDWIFKVHAHFGFGPLCAYLSINYLDRFLSAYEFPQSKPWTVQLLAVACLSLAAKVEETDVPLALDLQVGEAKFVFEARTIQRMELLVLSTLRWRMQAVTPFSFIDYFLGKINGDQTQLQTSISRSIELILSTIKGIDFLEFRPSEVAAAVAIALAEEIQTVDNEAVTSLLSQHVEKEKVLECVKMIRDFSLIDGSVKDTTTTILSVPHSPSGVLDAARLSYKSDDVAVGSCANSSHNSPDAKRRKLNRTFEVEL, encoded by the exons ATGGCACCCAGTTTTGACTCTGCAGTTTCAAGCCTTCTTTGTTCGGAAGACAACAGCTTTTTCGATGATAACGATTATGGTGCCGCGGAGGAGTGTGAGGCCACGTGGCGCCATCGTAATAATCGAAACCATAATCAAGACCGGGGCTTTGTTGATCGTGATGGATTGCCGCTGCAGAGTGATGAGTATTTGGCTTCGATGCTTGAAAAGGAATGCCAGCATTTGCCTGCTGCCGATTACTTGAAGAGGCTTCGAAGCGGGGATTTGGACTTGGGGGCAAGAAGACGGACCGTTGATTGGATTTTTAAG GTTCATGCCCATTTCGGTTTTGGACCTCTGTGTGCATATTTATCCATAAACTACTTGGATCGTTTCCTTTCTGCTTACGAATTTCCT CAGAGCAAACCTTGGACAGTGCAATTGTTGGCCGTGGCATGTTTATCTCTTGCGGCCAAAGTGGAGGAGACGGACGTTCCTCTAGCTCTAGACTTGCAG GTGGGCGAAGCCAAATTTGTGTTCGAGGCTAGAACAATTCAAAGGATGGAACTTCTGGTTTTGAGTACCTTGAGGTGGAGAATGCAAGCGGTTACCCCTTTCTCATTCATAGACTACTTCCTTGGCAAGATCAATGGGGACCAAACCCAACTTCAAACATCAATCTCGAGATCAATCGAACTCATATTAAGCACAATAAAAG GAATTGATTTCTTGGAGTTCAGGCCTTCAGAGGTTGCAGCAGCAGTGGCAATAGCTCTTGCAGAAGAAATCCAAACAGTAGACAATGAGGCAGTAACTTCTCTTCTCAGTCAACATGTAGAGAAG GAGAAAGTGCTCGAGTGTGTTAAGATGATTCGTGATTTCTCATTAATTGATGGATCTGTTAAGGATACGACTACTACTATCCTCTCTGTACCCCATAGCCCAAGTGGGGTGTTGGATGCTGCACGCTTGAGCTATAAAAGCGATGACGTTGCAGTTGGTTCATGTGCAAATTCTTCACACAATAGCCCAGATGCTAAAAGGAGGAAGCTAAACAGAACCTTTGAAGTGGAGCTATGA
- the LOC122319001 gene encoding 14-3-3-like protein B: MASTIPENLTRDQYVFLAKLSEQAERYEEMVQFMQKLVLGSTPASELSVEERNLLSVAYKNVIGSLRAAWRIVSSIEQKEEGRKNEEHVTLVKDYRSKVESELSQVCDSILRLLDSNLVPSASASESKVFYLKMKGDYHRYMAEFKSGDERKAAAEDTMLAYKAAQDVAAADLAPTHPIRLGLALNFSVFYFEILNQSDKACNMAKQAFEEAIAELDTLGEESYKDSTLIMQLLRDNLTLWTSDAQDQLDEP; the protein is encoded by the exons ATGGCATCGACGATTCCCGAAAACCTTACGCGAGACCAGTACGTGTTTCTGGCGAAGCTGTCCGAGCAAGCCGAGCGTTATGAGGAAATGGTCCAGTTCATGCAGAAGCTGGTGCTCGGCTCGACACCGGCATCGGAACTCTCCGTTGAAGAGCGGAACCTGCTCTCCGTGGCCTACAAGAACGTCATCGGTTCTCTCCGAGCCGCGTGGCGTATCGTCTCCTCGATAGAACAGAAAGAGGAGGGGCGGAAGAACGAGGAACACGTTACCCTAGTCAAGGACTATAGATCCAAGGTTGAGTCCGAGCTCTCCCAGGTCTGCGACAGCATTCTCAGGCTTCTCGACTCTAATCTCGTGCCCTCGGCCTCAGCCAGCGAGTCCAAGGTCTTCTATTTGAAGATGAAGGGGGATTACCATCGCTACATGGCCGAGTTCAAGTCCGGCGATGAGAGGAAAGCCGCTGCCGAGGATACCATGCTCGCGTACAAGGCTGCTCAG GATGTTGCGGCCGCAGATCTTGCGCCAACGCATCCGATCAGGTTAGGTCTAGCGCTCAATTTCTCTGTTTTCTACTTCGAGATTCTCAATCAGTCAGATAAAGCGTGTAACATGGCTAAACAG gCATTTGAGGAAGCCATTGCTGAGCTAGACACTTTGGGAGAAGAATCATACAAGGACAGCACTCTCATTATGCAACTTTTAAGGGACAACCTAACACTTTGGACTTCTGATGCACAG GACCAGTTAGACGAGCCATAG